One Theropithecus gelada isolate Dixy chromosome 20, Tgel_1.0, whole genome shotgun sequence DNA segment encodes these proteins:
- the LOC112613858 gene encoding RNA-binding protein 34-like, with protein sequence MADPQQVLPKQNVQTKRRKIHPDQKNINAYVVFKEESAATQALKRNGAQIADGFRIRVDLASETSSRDKRSVFVGNLPYKVAESAVEKHFLDCGSVMAVRIVRDQVTGIGKGFGYVLFENTDSVHLALKLNNSELMGRKLRVMRSVNKEKLKQQNSNPRLKNIGKPKQGLNFTSKAAEGHSKSLFIGEKAVLKTKNKGQKKSGCPKKQRK encoded by the exons ATGGCAGATCCCCAGCAAGTGCTTCCAAAACAGAATGTTCAAACGAAAAG acGTAAAATTCATCCTgatcagaaaaatattaatgcCTATGTTGTGTTTAAGGAAGAGAGTGCTGCCACACAGGCGTTGAAAAG AAATGGGGCCCAAATTGCAGATGGATTTCGTATTAGAGTTGATCTCGcatctgagacctcatct AGAGACAAGAGATCGGTTTTTGTGGGGAATCTCCCTTATA AAGTTGCAGAATCTGCCGTTGAGAAGCACTTTCTGGACTGTGGAAGTGTCATGGCCGTGAGGATTGTGAGAGACCAAGTGACAGGCATCGGCAAAGGGTTTGGCTATGTCCTCTTTGAG AATACAGATTCTGTTCATCTTGCtctgaaattaaataattctgaACTCATGGGGAGAAAACTCAGAGTCATGCGTTctgttaataaagaaaaattaaaacaacaaaattcaaATCCACGATTGAAGAATATTGGTAAACCTAAGCAGGGACTTAATTTTACTTCCAAAGCTGCAGAAGGACATTCTAAAAGCTTATTTATTGGAGAAAAAGCTGTTCTTAAAACGAAGAATAAAGGACAGAAGAAAAGTGGATGCcctaagaaacagagaaaatag
- the LOC112614645 gene encoding mitochondrial import receptor subunit TOM20 homolog yields MVGRNSAIAAGVCGALFIGYCIYFDRKRRSDPNFKNRLRERRKKQKLAKERAGLSKLPDLKDAEAVQKFFLEEIQLGEELLAQGEYEKGVDHLTNAIAVCGQPQQLLQVLQQTLPPPVFQMLLTKLPTISQRIVSAQSLAEDDVE; encoded by the exons ATGGTGGGTCGGAACAGCGCCATCGCCGCCGGTGTATGCGGAGCCCTTTTTATTGGGTACTGCATTTACTTCGATCGCAAAAGACGAAGTGACCCCAACTTCAAGAACAGGCTTCGAGAAC gaagaaagaaacagaagcttGCCAAGGAGAGAGCTGGGCTTTCCAAG ttaCCTGACCTTAAAGATGCTGAAGCTGTTCAGAAGTTCTTCCTTGAAGAAATACAGCTTGGTGAAGAGTTACTAGCTCAAG GTGAATATGAGAAGGGCGTAGACCATCTGACAAATGCAATTGCTGTGTGTGGACAGCCACAGCAGTTACTGCAGGTCTTACAGCAAACTCTTCCACCACCAGTGTTCCAGATGCTTCTGACTAAGCTCCCAACAATTAGTCAG agaattGTAAGTGCTCAGAGCTTGGCTGAAGATGATGTGGAATGA